The Pirellulimonas nuda genome includes a region encoding these proteins:
- a CDS encoding pentapeptide repeat-containing protein, protein MQGACLVRADLRPNNLGGRTQLQGANLADVSFSGASFTDAEYDHGTVLPKRLDPSKSGMRLASA, encoded by the coding sequence TTGCAAGGCGCCTGCCTCGTACGGGCCGATCTGCGTCCCAACAACCTCGGAGGTAGGACTCAACTGCAAGGGGCGAACCTTGCCGACGTATCCTTCTCGGGGGCAAGCTTCACGGACGCTGAGTACGATCACGGGACGGTTTTGCCAAAAAGGCTGGACCCATCGAAGTCGGGCATGCGGCTCGCGTCTGCGTGA
- the dxr gene encoding 1-deoxy-D-xylulose-5-phosphate reductoisomerase, which translates to MNLSAATPRRVAVLGSTGSVGRSALEVIAASGGRLRVEVLSGCGNLDLLAEQARQFNPHTVVAADRKKADARKWRDLPEGCRLLTGPEGLAEAAGLPAVDVVLAAIVGAAGLQSTWAALEAGKTVALANKETLVTAGPLVQQLIEKTPGARLIPVDSEHSAVFQALQAGKRDEVAKVVLTASGGPFRTWPADALRQVTIEEALAHPTWEMGPKITIDSATMMNKALEIIEARWLFDLQADQLDVMIHPQSIIHSLVEFVDGSIVAQMSPPDMRLPIQYALEFPERRAAVAERFDWTRAWNLELEPADHERFPALALGFECAAAGGSSGAVLSAANEAAVESFLEGDLHFTEIVPACRSVLESHNFEADPTLEDLARLDRWARAEVQSWVLA; encoded by the coding sequence GTGAACCTCTCGGCCGCCACCCCGCGACGGGTCGCCGTGCTCGGTTCGACCGGCAGTGTCGGCCGCAGCGCGCTGGAAGTCATCGCTGCTAGCGGCGGTCGGCTGCGGGTGGAGGTGCTCTCGGGCTGCGGCAACCTCGACCTGCTGGCCGAGCAGGCGCGGCAGTTCAACCCCCACACCGTGGTCGCCGCAGACCGCAAGAAGGCCGACGCCCGCAAGTGGCGCGACCTGCCCGAGGGGTGCCGGCTGCTGACCGGCCCCGAGGGGCTGGCCGAGGCGGCCGGGCTGCCGGCCGTGGACGTGGTGCTGGCCGCCATCGTCGGCGCCGCCGGGCTGCAGAGCACCTGGGCGGCCCTGGAAGCGGGCAAGACCGTGGCGCTGGCCAACAAAGAGACGCTGGTCACCGCCGGGCCGCTGGTGCAGCAACTCATCGAGAAGACGCCCGGCGCCCGGCTGATCCCGGTCGACAGCGAGCACAGCGCCGTCTTCCAGGCGCTGCAGGCCGGCAAGCGCGACGAGGTGGCCAAGGTGGTGCTCACCGCCAGCGGCGGGCCGTTCCGCACCTGGCCGGCCGACGCGCTGCGGCAGGTGACCATCGAAGAGGCGCTGGCGCACCCCACCTGGGAGATGGGCCCCAAGATCACCATCGACTCCGCCACGATGATGAACAAGGCGCTAGAGATCATCGAGGCGCGTTGGCTGTTCGACCTCCAGGCCGACCAACTCGACGTGATGATCCACCCGCAGTCGATCATCCACTCGCTGGTAGAGTTTGTAGACGGCTCGATCGTCGCCCAGATGAGCCCCCCCGACATGCGGCTGCCGATCCAGTACGCGCTGGAGTTCCCCGAGCGCCGCGCCGCCGTGGCGGAGCGGTTCGACTGGACGCGGGCCTGGAACCTAGAGCTCGAGCCGGCCGACCACGAGCGGTTCCCGGCGCTGGCGTTGGGCTTCGAGTGCGCCGCGGCGGGTGGCTCCAGCGGCGCGGTGCTCAGCGCCGCCAACGAGGCCGCCGTCGAGAGCTTCCTCGAGGGCGACCTGCACTTCACCGAGATCGTGCCGGCCTGCCGGAGCGTGCTCGAATCGCACAACTTTGAGGCCGACCCAACGCTCGAAGACCTCGCCCGGCTCGACCGCTGGGCCCGGGCCGAGGTTCAGTCGTGGGTGCTTGCTTAA
- a CDS encoding cold-shock protein has translation MAEGTIKRLTDKGFGFIDVGRDKDLFFHSSSVEGCSFDDLREGQSVTFNEAKGQKGPCAENVQVA, from the coding sequence ATGGCTGAAGGCACGATTAAGCGGCTCACGGACAAGGGTTTTGGCTTCATTGACGTTGGCCGCGACAAGGACCTCTTCTTCCACTCCTCCAGCGTCGAGGGCTGCAGCTTCGACGACCTGCGGGAAGGGCAGTCGGTAACCTTCAACGAAGCGAAGGGCCAGAAGGGTCCTTGTGCCGAGAACGTTCAGGTAGCGTGA
- a CDS encoding GNAT family N-acetyltransferase: MSDRLIAIGEDGSPEEPVDGPAELLRTVQEGCAALYRRHGHNPPWIVYLYLVDGACVGSCAFKSPPADDRVEIAYFTLPGFEGRGHATAMARRLVDIAREADHAIELVAQTLPEPNASTAILTKLGFCYSHDAHDPEVGRVWEWRLRAGVV, encoded by the coding sequence ATGTCGGATCGGCTCATTGCAATCGGAGAAGATGGCTCGCCGGAGGAACCGGTCGACGGGCCCGCGGAGCTGCTCCGCACGGTCCAAGAGGGGTGTGCGGCCCTCTACCGCCGCCACGGACACAACCCTCCGTGGATCGTCTACCTCTATCTGGTCGATGGCGCGTGCGTCGGGTCGTGCGCGTTCAAGTCGCCCCCCGCGGATGACCGGGTAGAGATCGCCTACTTCACGCTGCCGGGCTTCGAGGGGCGGGGCCACGCAACCGCGATGGCGCGGCGGCTGGTCGACATCGCCCGAGAAGCGGACCACGCCATCGAGCTCGTCGCGCAGACTCTGCCCGAGCCGAACGCCTCAACGGCGATCCTCACGAAGCTGGGGTTCTGCTATTCGCACGACGCGCACGACCCGGAGGTTGGCCGCGTCTGGGAGTGGCGTCTGCGGGCGGGAGTGGTTTGA
- a CDS encoding site-2 protease family protein: MFLIPFASTLFPLADAGLYGYLQGAGLIAMAALGLGFVIFVHELGHFAVAKWCGVKCEKFFVGFDIGGYKLSRKWGETEYGIGILPLGGYVKMLGQDDNPANIDEQLARSKGLEGSSTAKEITGPKGEKLWVDRRSYMAKSVPQRMAIISAGVIMNIIFGFIFAFIAYSMGAPKQTCVAGATVPGSPAWQANLRTGDRIVRINDIVDPTFDDLTGSVVLGNLTDGVTFSILRRDASQPETVVIKPEQKEGELARIGMVSQAMLRLSKEDPARPHSPAAEASPELKGDDEIVAVDGEPVDRFYQFAALLEAKRDAPIKLTLRRGGESPADHPFAPRTGGEEIEVSIAPNPAERFGVVTKLGPVLAVQPGSPAEQAGLKPGDTLLAVDGPLKDNEAIDPLTLNQTLAAAARDGSSVTFSVGRGEGAPLSIDVTPRVADWDEALEPVGLPTLGLALESTLEVAATLPDSPAERAGIIPGDVLVAAAIKSEDEKQPLAGKDLNFKSDKLGWATLVDLMQDHAEDLRLELTVKRGDAEETVELLTYQPAGQFAADRGLVLLPDRTLRYGGSVADRAKMAFDEIGKGMTSVYRFLGKIGGQVPVTGVAGPISIARIAYSQAGDGLATLLLFLTMLSANLAVINFLPIPVLDGGHMVFLAYEGIRGRPAGEKFVTAMHMVGLAFLLSLMVLVFGLDIGRLFGAV, encoded by the coding sequence TTGTTCCTGATCCCCTTCGCGTCGACGCTTTTCCCGCTGGCCGACGCCGGCCTGTACGGCTACCTCCAGGGCGCCGGGCTGATCGCAATGGCGGCGCTCGGGCTGGGCTTTGTGATCTTTGTCCACGAGCTGGGGCACTTCGCCGTGGCCAAGTGGTGCGGCGTGAAGTGCGAGAAGTTCTTCGTGGGCTTCGACATCGGCGGCTACAAGCTGAGCCGCAAGTGGGGTGAAACCGAGTACGGCATCGGCATCCTCCCCCTGGGGGGCTACGTGAAGATGCTGGGCCAGGACGACAACCCCGCCAACATCGACGAGCAGCTCGCCCGCTCCAAGGGGCTTGAGGGCTCGTCGACCGCCAAAGAGATCACCGGCCCCAAGGGGGAGAAGCTGTGGGTCGACCGCCGCAGCTACATGGCCAAGAGCGTGCCGCAGCGGATGGCGATCATCTCTGCCGGCGTGATCATGAACATCATCTTTGGGTTCATCTTCGCGTTCATCGCCTACAGCATGGGCGCCCCCAAGCAGACGTGCGTCGCCGGCGCCACGGTGCCCGGCAGCCCCGCGTGGCAGGCCAACCTGCGGACCGGCGACCGCATCGTGCGGATCAACGACATCGTCGACCCGACGTTCGACGACCTCACCGGCAGCGTGGTGCTGGGGAACCTGACCGACGGGGTCACGTTCTCTATCCTCCGCCGCGACGCCTCGCAGCCCGAAACCGTGGTCATCAAGCCCGAGCAGAAAGAGGGAGAGCTGGCGCGGATCGGCATGGTCTCGCAGGCGATGCTGCGGCTCAGCAAGGAGGACCCCGCCAGGCCCCATTCCCCCGCCGCCGAGGCCTCGCCGGAGCTCAAGGGAGACGACGAGATCGTGGCCGTCGATGGCGAACCTGTCGACCGCTTCTACCAGTTCGCGGCGCTGCTGGAAGCGAAGCGCGACGCGCCGATCAAGCTCACGCTGCGGCGCGGCGGCGAGTCCCCCGCCGACCACCCGTTCGCCCCCCGCACCGGCGGCGAAGAGATCGAGGTCTCCATCGCCCCCAACCCGGCCGAGCGGTTCGGCGTGGTCACCAAGCTCGGCCCGGTGCTGGCCGTTCAGCCCGGTTCTCCCGCCGAGCAGGCGGGGCTAAAGCCGGGCGACACGCTGCTGGCGGTCGACGGCCCTCTCAAGGACAACGAGGCGATCGACCCGCTCACGCTCAACCAAACCCTGGCGGCCGCCGCCCGCGACGGCAGCAGCGTGACGTTCTCCGTGGGGCGTGGCGAAGGGGCGCCGCTGTCGATCGACGTCACGCCGCGCGTGGCCGACTGGGACGAGGCGCTCGAGCCGGTCGGCCTGCCGACGTTGGGCCTGGCGCTCGAGTCGACCCTGGAGGTCGCCGCCACGCTGCCGGACAGCCCCGCCGAGCGCGCGGGGATCATCCCCGGCGACGTGCTGGTCGCCGCGGCCATCAAGAGCGAAGACGAGAAGCAGCCGCTGGCGGGCAAGGACCTGAACTTCAAGAGCGACAAGCTGGGGTGGGCCACGCTGGTCGACCTGATGCAGGACCACGCCGAAGACCTGCGGCTTGAGCTGACAGTGAAGCGCGGCGACGCCGAAGAAACGGTCGAGCTGCTCACCTACCAACCGGCCGGCCAGTTCGCCGCGGACCGCGGCCTGGTGCTGCTGCCCGACCGCACGCTGCGCTACGGCGGCTCGGTCGCCGACCGGGCGAAGATGGCGTTCGACGAGATCGGCAAGGGGATGACCAGCGTCTACCGCTTCTTAGGCAAGATCGGCGGCCAGGTCCCCGTGACCGGCGTCGCGGGTCCGATCTCCATCGCCCGCATCGCCTACTCGCAAGCGGGCGACGGCCTGGCCACGCTGCTGTTGTTCCTGACGATGCTCAGCGCCAACCTGGCGGTGATCAACTTCCTCCCCATCCCGGTGCTCGACGGCGGGCACATGGTGTTCCTGGCCTACGAAGGGATCCGCGGCCGCCCGGCCGGCGAAAAGTTCGTCACCGCGATGCACATGGTGGGGCTGGCGTTCTTGCTGTCGCTGATGGTGTTGGTGTTCGGGCTGGACATCGGGCGGTTGTTTGGGGCGGTGTAG
- the ftsH gene encoding ATP-dependent zinc metalloprotease FtsH, with translation MEKPTPTPKSPDAKPGQRKPAGGGGNFIWYLLALGLLLLMLVTAFSSQSEMDLMWSDFERLVKASDPDNDKAPDSIQVVDRSTSPARTLILSGMKDVVVAPRAVTGKVKRSVLADSAAGNPKALADPPEPTEVKFRVARDIWNLPLGELLTENHIPFRNAPEPNPLLQGLLWLAPMLIVFAFLIFMLRRMGGAGSPMAFGRSRGKLYAQEDIEITFDDVAGIDEAVEELREVVDFLKNPERYQRLGGRIPKGVLLVGPPGTGKTLLSKAVAGEAGVPFFSLSGSDFVEMFVGVGAARVRDMFQQAEAKAPCIIFIDELDALGKTRGSGNMGGHDEREQTLNALLVEMDGFGSNSGVIVMAATNRPETLDPALMRPGRFDRNVLVDRPDVAGREEILQVHLQKIKVDSDVDTKALAAISSGFVGADLANMVNEAALLAARNGREVVTMHEFNEAVERVGIGLEKKSRIMQEDEKQRLAIHEAGHALVAYSLPNTDPVHKVTIIPRGMGTLGYMWQRPEFDRFMKTRSQLESDIQVALGGTIAEEIMLDDIGNGATSDLQKTTETARAMVMDYGMSRLGRVNFRESRASFIPGDPSSVRYYSEQTAREIDQEVKRIIEEGIERTRSILVERRSALEAIADKLLEVETIDGPQLKEIIEQASPSPKLVPGTGSERKRPPVVDGGAEEEAVGG, from the coding sequence ATGGAGAAGCCCACCCCCACGCCCAAGTCGCCCGACGCCAAGCCGGGCCAGCGCAAACCCGCGGGCGGGGGGGGAAACTTCATCTGGTACCTGCTGGCCCTGGGCCTGCTGCTGTTGATGCTGGTCACGGCCTTCAGCAGCCAGAGCGAGATGGACCTGATGTGGTCCGACTTCGAACGCCTGGTCAAGGCCTCCGACCCCGACAACGACAAGGCGCCCGACTCGATCCAGGTGGTCGACCGCAGCACCTCGCCGGCGCGCACGCTGATCCTCTCCGGGATGAAAGACGTGGTGGTGGCGCCCCGCGCGGTCACCGGCAAGGTGAAGCGGTCGGTGCTAGCAGACTCCGCGGCCGGCAACCCCAAGGCGCTCGCCGACCCGCCAGAACCGACCGAGGTGAAGTTCCGCGTCGCCCGCGACATCTGGAACCTGCCGCTCGGCGAGCTGCTGACCGAGAACCACATCCCGTTCCGCAACGCCCCGGAGCCCAACCCGCTGCTCCAGGGGCTGCTGTGGCTGGCGCCGATGCTGATCGTGTTCGCGTTCCTGATCTTCATGCTCCGCAGGATGGGGGGCGCCGGCAGCCCGATGGCCTTCGGCCGCAGCCGCGGCAAGCTGTACGCCCAAGAAGACATCGAGATCACCTTCGACGACGTCGCCGGCATCGACGAGGCGGTGGAAGAACTCCGCGAAGTGGTCGACTTCCTCAAGAACCCCGAACGCTACCAGCGGCTCGGCGGCCGCATCCCCAAGGGGGTGCTGCTGGTCGGCCCCCCCGGCACCGGCAAGACGCTGCTCTCCAAGGCCGTGGCGGGCGAAGCGGGGGTCCCCTTCTTCAGCCTCAGCGGTTCGGACTTTGTTGAGATGTTCGTCGGCGTCGGCGCCGCGCGCGTGCGAGACATGTTCCAGCAGGCCGAGGCCAAGGCGCCCTGCATCATCTTCATCGACGAGCTGGACGCGCTGGGCAAGACCCGCGGCTCGGGGAACATGGGGGGCCACGACGAACGCGAGCAGACGCTCAACGCGTTGCTGGTAGAGATGGACGGCTTCGGCTCCAACAGCGGCGTGATCGTGATGGCCGCCACCAACAGGCCCGAGACGCTCGACCCCGCTCTGATGCGCCCGGGACGGTTCGACCGCAACGTGCTGGTCGACCGACCCGACGTCGCCGGCCGCGAAGAGATCCTGCAGGTCCACCTGCAGAAGATCAAGGTCGATTCGGACGTCGACACCAAGGCGCTGGCCGCCATCAGCAGCGGCTTTGTGGGCGCCGACCTGGCCAACATGGTGAACGAGGCCGCCCTGCTGGCCGCCCGCAACGGCCGCGAGGTGGTCACCATGCACGAGTTCAACGAAGCGGTCGAACGCGTCGGCATCGGCCTCGAAAAGAAGAGCCGCATCATGCAGGAAGACGAGAAGCAACGCCTGGCCATCCACGAGGCGGGCCACGCGCTGGTCGCCTACTCGCTCCCCAACACCGACCCCGTGCACAAGGTCACCATCATCCCCCGCGGCATGGGCACGCTGGGCTACATGTGGCAACGCCCGGAGTTCGACCGCTTCATGAAGACCCGCAGCCAACTGGAGAGCGACATCCAGGTCGCCCTCGGCGGCACCATCGCCGAAGAGATCATGCTGGACGACATCGGCAACGGCGCCACCAGCGACCTGCAGAAGACCACCGAAACCGCCCGCGCCATGGTGATGGACTACGGCATGAGCCGCCTGGGCCGGGTGAACTTCCGCGAGAGCCGCGCGTCGTTCATCCCGGGGGACCCCAGCTCGGTGCGCTACTACAGCGAGCAGACCGCACGCGAGATCGATCAAGAAGTGAAGCGTATCATCGAAGAAGGGATCGAACGCACCCGCAGCATCCTGGTCGAACGCCGCTCGGCGCTCGAAGCGATCGCCGACAAGCTGCTGGAGGTCGAGACGATCGACGGCCCGCAACTCAAAGAGATCATCGAACAAGCCAGCCCCAGCCCCAAGCTGGTGCCGGGAACCGGCAGCGAACGCAAACGCCCGCCGGTGGTGGATGGCGGCGCGGAGGAAGAAGCGGTCGGGGGCTGA